The DNA window GTCAAGTTCAAGCTCAGCGTCAACACCGTGATCAGCGAGCAGACCCTGGACGAGGCGCGCGCGGTGCTCGACCTGTGCGCGGACCTCGACCTGTGGTTCGTGCCCGTGCCGGTCAACCAGGGGCATCGGCCCTCGGAGAGCCTGCTGCAAAATCCCGACTACCAAGCCCTGGCCGAGCTGATCTTGCAGCGCAAGGCCGACGGCCAGAAGATCATCGGCTCGGCCACGCTGCTGGGGCGGCTGCTGTACTGCCGACCGCACACCTGCTACACCACGCTCAAGCCGCACATCTGGTCCGACGGCTCGCTGTGCTGGCCGTGCCGCGCGCCGGTCAACGTCGAGCCGCAGGACATCAACCTGCTGAAGTTCGACAGCTTTGACCAGGCCTACGCGGCCGGACGCAAGCTGGTCAATCCGGATAACTTCCACGGCCCGGCGGCCAACCAGTGCGGCGGAGAATGCGCCTGGATGCAGAACTACACTACCAGCCGCTATGCCGAGGGCCTGCTGCACCCGCTGCAAAGCGGGATCGTCGGCGAGATCGCCGAGTTCGCCCTCAACCCAGCCAAATGGTAAAAGGCCGCATGGACAAGCCCGGATTGCGGCCCGACTCCAACCTGCTGGTGGGCATCGACGCAGCCCTGGTCGCGTTGGTCAGCGCAGCGATCTGCCTCCGGGCCCACGACCTGCCACTGATGTCGATCCTGGTGCCCGCGCTGATCGTGGCGCGGATGATCGCCGTGGCCGCCGTGGCCCGCCGTGAGCAGGTAAATATTTCGGGCGAGCTGTTGTTCCTGCTGCTGTGCACGCTGCTCGGCGCGTTCAACGATTGGAACTCGGTGCACAACCATCGGATCTACGACTACGCGGTGCCGCATTACTTTGAGTTCTCGCAGATCCCGCTGTGGATGCTGCTCTACTGGGGAATGATCCTGCGGCTGATGGCGCGCCTCACGCGCTGGCAGGCGCTCGCGCCGCCCACGCGGCCCTCGAACTGGGTCGGGTTCGGACGGCTGGGCCGCGAAAGCGCACTGCCCAAGGTCGTGCTGGAACTGCTGATCGTGTTCACCTCCCGTCAGGCGATCTACAAGTACTACGCCGATCCGCTGCTGAGCTGGCTGCCCTTCGCCCTGGGCCTGGCCGTACTGCTGATGCTGATCAGACCCACCCGGCACGACCTGAAGCTGCTGGGGATCACCTTGATCGTCGGGCCGCTGATCGAGGTGCTCTACATCCGTGTCGCCGGCCTGCACCACTATCAGCTGGGTTGGATCTGCGGAGTGCCGCTGTGGATCGTGCTCTGGTGGCTGACCGCGATCCTGGTATTCAAGGACCTGACCCTACGCTTCACGCCTTTACTGCAGCGAGGCGACCCCGGGTGAGAATCTGGGCCTGGTTCCGGCCACGGGCAGCGTTTTTCGCTCCCCGAATTCCCTTGACAGTGCTTCGCGCAACTCCCTATCCTGAAATTGAACTCCAACCCTCCTCCAAAGGAGTCTGGTGATAGACAAGCTTAAGGAACTCGCCCGGTTCGCCTCCGACAAAAACGCCGAAGAAATCGTAGTGCTTAACGTATCGGGCCTGTGCTCGTTCGCGGACTACATCATGATCTGCCACGGCAGCTCCGACCGCCAGGTCCAGGCCATTGCCGACAACATCGAGACCGAGATGAAACACCGCGGCGACCAGGCGCTGGGCTGCGAGGGCAAGACCCAGGGGCACTGGGCGCTGATCGACTTCGGTGAAATAATCGTGCACGTGTTCTACGAGCCCGTGCGCCGTTTCTACGACATCGAGGGACTCTGGCCCGACGCCGAACGCCTCGACCTGGCAAGCTGAACTGACCCCGATCCCCGCCGCAGCGGCCTGCTCGCCACTCCTGCATTGAGCCCGTAATTGGGTTATCATCCACTCCCATGATTGAACCGATCGTACCGATGTGGATCCTGACCTTGCCGGCCTCCCTGGCCCTGGTCGCGCTCTACCTGTCCCACGTACGGCGTCGCGGATGGGGCGAGGGGCTGCTGGTGCTGGTCGCGGCGGTAGTCTTCTGGTCGGTTCGTGAAAACCTGCAGATCCGCCACCTGTTGCTGCCCCACGACTATGAGGTCTCGGCCTCGGCCGCGGTGCGCATCGGCGACGCGCCGATCGCGGTGATCGTCGGCTGGGCGTTCTGCGGACTGCTCGCCTGGCACATGGCCGAACGGATTCTCGAACGCGCCCGCGGCTGGCCGTTGCGCGATAACCCGCTGATGCTGCTGTTCCTGACGATCTTCATCGTGCAGTCGGTCTCATACCTGACCGAGGTCGCAGGGACCATCGCCGGCTGGTGGGTCTGGGGCCGCGAGGGCCTGCCGTGGTATGAAAATTTATCGCTCTACCAGGAATGGCGCACGCGCCTGCTGGTGACCATCCCCTCCCAGCCGCTCGAGGGTTGGGCGATGTATGAGCTGTTCTTTCTCGGACCGCTGGTGCTCAGCGCCGGGTTCCTGCGCAAGGGCGGCATGCTCAACCTGCGGCGTACGCTGCTCGCCGGGGCGATCTGCCTGGCGGCGTACGCAGTGCTGTTCACGATCCTGGTGCTTCCCAGCTGGCTGACCCAGGGCCGGTTCATCATCACCAGCGGTCATTGGGCGGCGATCTTCGGCCTGAGCGCGCTGGTGATCTCGTTTTGGCCGTGGCGCGTCGGCCCGTTGTTCGACGCTGAACAGGCCAAGTCCGGCCGCTTCTGGGAGTGGGTCGAGCGCTGGGGCGACAAGGCCGCGGTGCTGATCTATCTGCTGATCTGTCTGGCCGTAATTTCGTGGCAGGGGGCGCTGACCGACTACATCGCGGCCATCGCCTTTCTGCTGTTCGCGCTGCTGGGGATCTGGGGTGTGAGCGCCCGGCTGCTGTTCGCGGCCGCCGCGCTGTGCATCGTCGCCGGACTGGCGCTGCACCTGCCGGCCCTGGCCTGGTCGCCGCTGCGCTTCCTGCTGATGCTCGGCCTACTGCTGCTGTGGCGCACATGGCAACGCGCCCCGTTCATGCTGCGCCGCAACAACGCCGGATGAGGTGAGCCGCTTGCGCGTTCTGTTCGTCCGCCAAAGCAAGCCGCACTTCGAGGTCAACGTCACGCACCCGCTGGGCCCGATGTCCGTGGCCGCCTACGTGCGCGAGCACAACAACGCCGAAGTGGAAATCTTCGACAACCGGCTGCTCAATCTGCCGCTGGACGAGCTGCTGCAGCGCGTTGTCGATTGGCGGCCCGACGTGCTGGCGGCCACGGCGATGACCTTCGAGGCGCCCGAGCTGCATCGCTTTTTGGCTCGCGCGCGCCAGCTGCTGCCCAACACGCCGCAGGTAGTCGGCGGGATTCACGCTACGAACAACCCCGAGGCCATCGTGCGCGGGGCGGCCCAGGGCTCGCGCTTCGAACACAGCGGCGCGCGACCCGGAGCGGCCGACGTGGCGGTGATCGGCGAGGGCGAGCAGACCCTGAGCGAAATACTCGCGGCCTACGAGTCCGGCCGCAATCCGTCCGACATCCCGGGCACAGCCGTGCTGCGCGACGACGAGCTGCTGCTCGGCGCACCGCGCGAGGTGATCGCCGACCTGGACTGCATGCCCTGGCCGGCCTACGACCTGATCGACGTACCGCGTTACTTCGGCAAGCTGATGGGCGACCTACTCTACAACCGGCCCGAGCAGATGAGCATCCAGACCAGCCGCGGCTGCCCCTACGGCTGCACCTACTGCCACAACCTGTTCGGCCGCAGGTTCCGGCCGCGCTCGGCGCAGTCGGCCCTGGACGAGATCCAAATGCTGGTCCAGGACTACGGTGTGCGCGAGCTGCACATCCAGGACGACGTGTTCAACCTCGACCTCGATCGCGCCAAGGCGATCTGCCGCGGGATCGTTGAACGCGGGCTCGACCTGGTGCTGGCGTTCCCAAACGGCGTGCGCGGCGATCGGATGGACGACGAGCTGCTCGAGCTGATGTGGCGCGCGGGCACACGTCGGCTCTCGCTGGCGATCGAGACCGTGGATCCGCAGATTCAGCGCGAGATCGACAAAAACCTCGACGTGGACATGGTCGCCCAATACATGGCCAAGGCCGCACGCATGGGCATGCTGGTCAAGGGCTTCTTCATGCTCGGGTTCCCCGGCGAGACCGAGGAGCAGATCCGCGCCACCATCGAATTCGCGCGGCGCACGCACAGCCACATCGCCAACTTCAGCCGCGTGGTGCCCAACCCCGCCACCGAGTTGGGCCGCCGCGTGGCAGCGCAGCGCGGACCGATCGACGTGTGCTGGGAGGAGTTCACCTACGACTACTCGAGCATCAACCTCTCGGCTGTTTCGGACGAGCGTTTCGAGCGGCTGATGCGACTGGCCTACCAGCGCTACATGCTCTCGCCACGCCGTGTCTGGGGCCTGATCCGGCTGTTCCCCAACAAGCTGCGCTTCTTCTGGCGCTACGCCGGACTGCTGATAATTAAACTGTTCATGCCCAAAGCCCCGCGCCACAAAGGCGACAAAGGCTTCCAGCCGATCAAAGTACGCTATTGATTAATCGCGCAGCCGTTTGACCGCCTCGTTCACCAACGGGTCGAAATGCACGTCGACCTGCGGGAAGGCGATGGTGATCCCGGCCTCTTTGAGCGCCCACCAAACGCGCTCATTTAACTCCGATGAGAGCCGCTGACCTTCCCACGGATCGGGGATCCAGACGTAGACCGTGAAATTCACCGCCGAGCTGCCGAAATCGGTGAGCAGCACTTGCGGATCGCGGTCGAGCATGCGCCAGGGCACTTGCTCCGCGGTGTGCCGCAGCACCTCGAAAACCTTTTTGAGGTCCGAGCCGTAGACCACGCCCACGTCGGCGCCCAGTCGAATGTAGCTATCCTTCATCGTGAAGTTCTTGACCAGCGACTGCACCAGCAGCGTGTTGGGAACCAGCAGATCTTCACCATCGCGCGTGCGCGCCACAGTGGCGCGAATTCCCATATCCTGGACCCGCACGATCTTGCCGTCCACCTCGAGCACGTCGCCGGGATGGATCGTGCGTTCCACCAGCAGGATCACGCCCGAGACGAAGTTCTGCACGATGTTCTGCATGGCGAAGCCGATGGCCACGGCGAAGATCGCGCCCGCAGCGAACAGCGCCTGCATCTTGATTCCCACTGTCTGCAACGCCACGGCCACGCCGACCAGCAGAATGATGTAATGCGTCAGGCGCTTGAGCGCCAGCAGCGTCCCCTCTTTCTTGATCGAGCGCGCGCTGAAGATCCGCACCACGGCCCGTTGCGCCAGGCGCGACGCGATCCCGGTCAGCACGAGGATCACCACCGCGTAGATCAGCGAGAACGGCGTAATCTCCGCATCGCCCACCGTGAACAGCCGCGCATTGAGCAGCTTGTCGATCGAGTCGTAAAATTCGGCCAGGCTCATCTATGCTCCCCCGCCGAGCCGATCGGCCCGGAATATTGCAGGTCAGACTAGCGCTGCAGACCGCGCCTGACGAACATTCCCACCAAGTAGGGTAAGAGTACCAGCTTGTTCGGAAGCCGCCAGAAGATGCGCCAGAGGCGGATCGGATTGAGGTAGAATTTCTGGTAGGCCAGCTTGCGCAGCCGCGTGACCTCTTCCTCGGGCACCTCGCTGAGGTTGATGTCCGAGCTGTGAAACTCGAACTGCTCCACGGTCATCTCCGGCTCGGGATGGTCCTTGAACACGATCTTGTGCAGTTCCGATCCGCGGAACGGCAGCACGCGGTAGAACGCCGCAGTGTGGAACTTGGACGACCAGGCGAAGCGCAAAGTTTGAAGCATCTCCTCGCGGGTCTCGCCGGGAAATCCGAGCATAAACGCGCCGTGGGTCATAATCCCCAGCTTGGCGGTCTGCTCGACGATCTCGCGCGCCTTGTCGAGCTTGACGTTCTTTTTCATGTAGCGCTGCATGCGCTCGGAACCCGACTCGATGGCGTACATCGTGCGGTACATGCCCGCGCGCTTGAGCCACTTGACGGTCTCCAGGTCCATCCGGTCGGCACGCATGCCGTTGGGAAAGGTGATGCTGATCTTCAGCCCACGCTCGATGATCATTCGGCAGATGTCCTGTACGCGCCCCAGGTCGAGGTTGAACATATCGTCCATGAACTCGATCTCGCGCACGCCGTAGCGCTCGTACACGGCCTGGATCTCGTCCACCACGCGTTCGGGCTGCCGCGGCCGCCAGACCTTGCCCAGGTTGTTGTGGCAATAGATGCAACGGTAGGGGCACGAGCGCGAGGAGAACATCGTCATGAACTTGCGATTTTTGAAGATGATCCCGCCGCGATGGATGTAGTTGTAGCGCTCCAGGGGCACTAGGTCCCAGGCCGGGAATGGGATGGTATCGATGTCGTTGATGAACGGCCGCGGCTCGTTGCGCACCAGCTTGCCATCGACCATTGCGGCCAGCCCCTTGACCTCTCGCCAGTCGCCGCCCGCCTCGAGGTTGGCCAGATATTCGGGCAGCGTGATCTCGCCCTCGCCGATACACAGCAAGTCGATGTTCTGATCGCGCAGCGTGCGCTCCACATCGTTGGCCGGATGCGCGCCGCCCACGATCACCTTGGCCGCGGGCTTCCACTTTTTGACCAGCGCGGCCAGATCGTGCATGCACGCGGCCTCGTAGGTCATGGCCGAGATGCCCACCACGTCCGGGTCCTGCGCGCGCACGCGCTCCATGGCCGCCTCGGGGGTCAGCTCCTCGAGCTTCATGTCGAGCACCGCCACGTCGTAGCCCGCCTGGCGCAGACTCGCGGCAATGTACAACACGCCCAACGGATGCAGATGGGTGTGATGCTGATATAAATAT is part of the Candidatus Alcyoniella australis genome and encodes:
- a CDS encoding mechanosensitive ion channel; amino-acid sequence: MSLAEFYDSIDKLLNARLFTVGDAEITPFSLIYAVVILVLTGIASRLAQRAVVRIFSARSIKKEGTLLALKRLTHYIILLVGVAVALQTVGIKMQALFAAGAIFAVAIGFAMQNIVQNFVSGVILLVERTIHPGDVLEVDGKIVRVQDMGIRATVARTRDGEDLLVPNTLLVQSLVKNFTMKDSYIRLGADVGVVYGSDLKKVFEVLRHTAEQVPWRMLDRDPQVLLTDFGSSAVNFTVYVWIPDPWEGQRLSSELNERVWWALKEAGITIAFPQVDVHFDPLVNEAVKRLRD
- a CDS encoding radical SAM protein, whose product is MSRLRVLFVRQSKPHFEVNVTHPLGPMSVAAYVREHNNAEVEIFDNRLLNLPLDELLQRVVDWRPDVLAATAMTFEAPELHRFLARARQLLPNTPQVVGGIHATNNPEAIVRGAAQGSRFEHSGARPGAADVAVIGEGEQTLSEILAAYESGRNPSDIPGTAVLRDDELLLGAPREVIADLDCMPWPAYDLIDVPRYFGKLMGDLLYNRPEQMSIQTSRGCPYGCTYCHNLFGRRFRPRSAQSALDEIQMLVQDYGVRELHIQDDVFNLDLDRAKAICRGIVERGLDLVLAFPNGVRGDRMDDELLELMWRAGTRRLSLAIETVDPQIQREIDKNLDVDMVAQYMAKAARMGMLVKGFFMLGFPGETEEQIRATIEFARRTHSHIANFSRVVPNPATELGRRVAAQRGPIDVCWEEFTYDYSSINLSAVSDERFERLMRLAYQRYMLSPRRVWGLIRLFPNKLRFFWRYAGLLIIKLFMPKAPRHKGDKGFQPIKVRY
- the rsfS gene encoding ribosome silencing factor gives rise to the protein MIDKLKELARFASDKNAEEIVVLNVSGLCSFADYIMICHGSSDRQVQAIADNIETEMKHRGDQALGCEGKTQGHWALIDFGEIIVHVFYEPVRRFYDIEGLWPDAERLDLAS
- a CDS encoding radical SAM protein produces the protein MKVLLVQAAYLYQHHTHLHPLGVLYIAASLRQAGYDVAVLDMKLEELTPEAAMERVRAQDPDVVGISAMTYEAACMHDLAALVKKWKPAAKVIVGGAHPANDVERTLRDQNIDLLCIGEGEITLPEYLANLEAGGDWREVKGLAAMVDGKLVRNEPRPFINDIDTIPFPAWDLVPLERYNYIHRGGIIFKNRKFMTMFSSRSCPYRCIYCHNNLGKVWRPRQPERVVDEIQAVYERYGVREIEFMDDMFNLDLGRVQDICRMIIERGLKISITFPNGMRADRMDLETVKWLKRAGMYRTMYAIESGSERMQRYMKKNVKLDKAREIVEQTAKLGIMTHGAFMLGFPGETREEMLQTLRFAWSSKFHTAAFYRVLPFRGSELHKIVFKDHPEPEMTVEQFEFHSSDINLSEVPEEEVTRLRKLAYQKFYLNPIRLWRIFWRLPNKLVLLPYLVGMFVRRGLQR